Proteins encoded in a region of the Streptomyces sp. PCS3-D2 genome:
- a CDS encoding response regulator transcription factor, which yields MTAEVIRVVIADDEPLIRAGIRMILTSAPDIEVVAEAANGREAVELARSHAPQVLLLDIQMPVMDGLTALGELRRAVPEVRALILTTFGEKENVLRALGQGGAGFLLKDSAPGELIGAVRAAAAGDAYLSPGATRHVVDQLASGKAAARGAEARRQVAELSERERCVLALLGEGLSNADAGRRLHMSEATVKTYVSRILAKLGCENRVQAALLARDAGL from the coding sequence GTGACAGCCGAAGTGATCAGAGTGGTGATCGCCGACGACGAGCCGCTGATCAGGGCCGGGATCAGGATGATCCTCACCTCGGCGCCGGACATCGAGGTCGTCGCGGAGGCGGCGAACGGCCGGGAGGCCGTGGAACTGGCCCGCTCGCACGCCCCCCAGGTGCTGCTGCTCGACATCCAGATGCCGGTGATGGACGGCCTGACTGCGCTGGGCGAGCTGCGCCGGGCCGTTCCGGAGGTGCGGGCCCTGATCCTGACCACCTTCGGCGAGAAGGAGAACGTCCTGCGGGCGCTGGGCCAGGGCGGGGCGGGATTCCTGCTGAAGGACTCGGCGCCGGGTGAGTTGATCGGGGCGGTCCGGGCGGCCGCGGCGGGGGACGCCTACCTCTCGCCCGGGGCCACCCGGCATGTGGTGGACCAGCTGGCGTCCGGGAAGGCCGCCGCGCGGGGTGCGGAGGCCCGTCGACAGGTCGCCGAGCTGAGCGAGCGGGAGCGGTGCGTGCTGGCGCTGCTCGGGGAAGGGCTGTCCAACGCGGACGCAGGTCGGCGCCTGCACATGAGCGAGGCCACCGTGAAGACGTACGTGAGCCGGATCCTGGCGAAGCTGGGCTGCGAGAACCGGGTCCAGGCGGCCCTGCTGGCCAGGGACGCCGGGCTGTAG
- a CDS encoding sensor histidine kinase, protein MAKTRAGWDWLRGPEPWTRRMLAGDLALAGVLAILGLGVEELDEGPGQRMLLGAVVVLALALLRRRLPAATLVAGSALSAVLPGLVFVLPLLGWSAGRRIVGVGRALGAFTLAFVASIALSVLDQWSLMRPLLVIVFSTLMFLAVTVMPGLASRYWSQRRTLLAALHERNGQLLRERAMVAGQARLRERQRIAQDMHDSLGHQLALISVHTGALEVDPELTDRQRDAVGVLRQASVSAMHELREVVGILRDGVEAPAPVDEAQPAARGVAGIAGVVEAARGAGTEVRLTTAGRPRPLVAACDHAAYRIVQEALTNAYKHAPGAPITVELRYEDDSLVVEIANGPSAGPGEDVVSGGQGLTGLRERARLVGGMVHAGPAEGGGFRVAGVLPYGAEPAGAQDVADDFGQWAQARKGTQPQARGRRGEQPPMDWAAVDRELAVRVPSRTGAVAVGCGIAFAAVVVLVIVLVAAMVMLIDTASDSMISRDEYDAVHVGESETAVRDRLPSGESFLTAGADRKGPPRPEGAQCLVLLADQEPKSLTTDLVFRFCFQDGKLVDKQTYEVKQ, encoded by the coding sequence ATGGCGAAGACACGTGCGGGCTGGGACTGGCTGCGGGGCCCCGAGCCGTGGACACGGCGGATGCTGGCGGGGGACCTCGCCCTGGCCGGTGTGCTGGCCATCCTCGGACTGGGCGTCGAGGAACTCGACGAGGGCCCCGGGCAGCGGATGCTGCTGGGCGCCGTCGTCGTGCTGGCGCTGGCCCTGCTGCGCCGTCGGCTGCCGGCGGCGACGCTCGTGGCGGGGTCGGCGCTCAGCGCCGTCCTCCCGGGGCTGGTCTTCGTCCTTCCGCTGCTGGGCTGGTCGGCCGGGCGGCGGATCGTCGGCGTGGGCCGGGCGCTGGGCGCCTTCACACTGGCCTTCGTCGCGTCGATCGCCCTCAGCGTCCTGGACCAGTGGTCGCTGATGCGCCCACTGCTGGTGATCGTGTTCTCCACGCTGATGTTCCTGGCCGTCACGGTGATGCCGGGGCTGGCCAGCCGGTACTGGTCGCAGCGCCGCACCCTGCTCGCGGCGCTGCACGAGCGCAACGGCCAGCTGCTGCGGGAGCGGGCCATGGTCGCCGGGCAGGCGCGGCTGCGCGAACGGCAGCGCATCGCCCAGGACATGCACGACAGCCTCGGACACCAACTGGCCTTGATCTCCGTGCACACGGGTGCGCTGGAGGTCGATCCCGAGCTCACCGACCGTCAGCGGGACGCTGTGGGCGTACTGCGGCAGGCCTCGGTGTCCGCGATGCACGAACTGCGCGAGGTCGTCGGCATCCTGCGCGACGGCGTGGAGGCGCCCGCGCCGGTGGACGAGGCCCAGCCCGCGGCCCGCGGGGTGGCCGGGATCGCGGGCGTCGTCGAGGCGGCGCGGGGCGCCGGGACCGAGGTGCGGCTGACCACCGCGGGGCGGCCGAGGCCGCTGGTCGCGGCCTGCGACCACGCCGCGTACAGGATCGTGCAGGAGGCCCTGACGAACGCGTACAAGCATGCTCCGGGGGCGCCGATCACGGTGGAGCTGCGGTACGAGGACGACTCGCTGGTGGTGGAGATCGCCAACGGGCCGTCAGCCGGGCCGGGCGAGGACGTGGTGTCGGGTGGGCAGGGCCTGACGGGGCTGCGCGAGCGGGCCCGGCTGGTCGGCGGCATGGTGCACGCGGGTCCCGCCGAGGGCGGCGGCTTCCGGGTGGCCGGGGTGCTGCCCTACGGCGCTGAGCCGGCCGGCGCCCAGGACGTGGCCGACGACTTCGGACAGTGGGCGCAGGCGCGGAAGGGCACGCAGCCCCAGGCCCGGGGGCGGCGCGGCGAGCAGCCGCCCATGGACTGGGCGGCGGTGGACCGGGAGCTGGCCGTACGGGTGCCCAGCCGCACCGGCGCCGTCGCGGTGGGCTGCGGGATCGCCTTCGCGGCGGTGGTGGTGCTGGTGATCGTGCTGGTCGCCGCGATGGTGATGCTGATAGACACGGCGAGTGACTCGATGATCAGCCGGGACGAGTACGACGCCGTGCACGTGGGCGAGAGCGAGACGGCGGTCCGCGACCGGCTGCCGAGCGGCGAGAGCTTCCTGACCGCGGGCGCTGACCGGAAGGGGCCGCCCCGGCCGGAGGGCGCGCAGTGCCTGGTGCTGCTGGCCGATCAGGAGCCCAAGTCGCTGACCACGGACCTGGTGTTCCGGTTCTGCTTCCAGGACGGCAAGCTCGTGGACAAGCAGACGTACGAGGTCAAGCAGTAG
- a CDS encoding DUF3662 and FHA domain-containing protein has protein sequence MGVLKRFEQRLEGLVNGTFAKVFKSEVQPVEIAGALQRECDNNATIWNRERTVVPNDFIVELSAGDYDRLSPYSGQLGDELAGLVRDYAKQQRYSFMGPIKVHLEKAEDLDTGLYRVRSRTLASSTSQPQGAAPSPASGYGYPPVAAPPMPAGPPPGGPGAHRPAPGGPGGAAPAGSGGPRRHWIEINGTRHQISRPTLVLGRSTEADVRIDDPGVSRRHCEIRTGTPSTIQDLGSTNGIVVDGQHTTRATLRDGSRIVVGSTTIIYRQAEG, from the coding sequence ATGGGAGTTCTGAAGCGGTTCGAGCAGCGACTCGAAGGTCTGGTGAACGGCACCTTCGCCAAGGTCTTCAAGTCCGAGGTCCAGCCGGTGGAGATCGCCGGAGCCCTCCAGCGGGAGTGCGACAACAACGCCACGATCTGGAACCGTGAGCGGACCGTCGTCCCCAACGACTTCATCGTGGAGCTCAGCGCCGGCGACTACGACCGCCTGAGCCCCTATTCCGGACAGCTCGGCGACGAGCTCGCCGGCCTCGTCCGCGACTACGCCAAGCAGCAGCGGTACAGCTTCATGGGCCCCATCAAGGTCCACCTGGAGAAGGCCGAGGACCTCGACACCGGGCTCTACCGGGTCCGCAGTCGCACCCTCGCCTCCAGCACCTCGCAGCCGCAGGGCGCGGCCCCGTCCCCGGCGAGCGGCTACGGCTACCCGCCGGTCGCCGCACCGCCCATGCCCGCCGGCCCGCCCCCGGGCGGACCCGGTGCCCACCGGCCCGCCCCGGGCGGTCCCGGCGGCGCGGCCCCGGCGGGATCCGGCGGGCCCCGGCGGCACTGGATCGAGATCAACGGCACCCGCCACCAGATCTCGCGCCCCACGCTCGTACTCGGCCGAAGCACCGAAGCCGACGTGCGGATCGACGACCCCGGCGTATCGCGCCGGCACTGTGAGATCCGGACCGGAACGCCCTCGACGATCCAGGATCTCGGGTCCACCAACGGCATCGTGGTGGACGGGCAGCACACCACCCGCGCTACGCTCCGCGACGGCTCGCGGATCGTCGTGGGCAGCACCACCATCATTTACCGGCAAGCCGAAGGGTGA
- a CDS encoding FHA domain-containing protein, which yields MSELTLTVMRLGFLAVLWLFVIVAVQVIRSDLFGTRVTQRGSSRRGGAGGAPQQGGRQAAPPQQRQRRGAPTKLVVSEGILTGTTVALAGQTITLGRAHDSTIVLDDDYASSRHARIYPDRDGQWIVEDLGSTNGTYLDRTRLTTPTPIPPGAPIRIGKTVIELRK from the coding sequence ATGTCAGAGCTGACCCTGACGGTCATGCGGTTGGGTTTCCTGGCCGTTCTGTGGCTGTTCGTCATCGTGGCCGTCCAGGTCATCCGCAGTGATCTCTTCGGTACGAGAGTGACCCAGCGCGGCTCCTCCCGCCGCGGCGGCGCCGGCGGCGCCCCGCAGCAGGGCGGCCGCCAGGCCGCGCCTCCGCAGCAGCGCCAGCGTCGCGGTGCGCCCACCAAGCTCGTCGTCTCCGAGGGCATCCTCACGGGTACCACCGTGGCCCTCGCCGGGCAGACGATCACCCTGGGCCGCGCCCACGACTCCACGATCGTGCTGGACGACGACTACGCGTCCAGCCGCCATGCCAGGATCTACCCCGACCGTGACGGCCAGTGGATCGTCGAGGATCTCGGGTCCACCAACGGCACCTATCTCGACCGGACCCGGCTGACCACCCCGACGCCCATTCCGCCGGGCGCGCCGATCCGCATCGGCAAGACCGTCATCGAGCTGCGGAAGTAG
- a CDS encoding PP2C family serine/threonine-protein phosphatase, which translates to MSLSLRFAAGSHKGMIREGNEDSGYAGPRLLAIADGMGGQAAGEVASSEVISTLVQLDDDVPGSDILTSLATAVQRANDQLRVMVEEDPQLEGMGTTLTALLWTGQRLGLVHVGDSRAYLLRDGVLTQITQDHTWVQRLVDEGRITEEEATTHPQRSLLMRALGSGDIVEPDLSIREVRAGDRYLICSDGLSGVVSHQTLEETLADYHGPRETVQSLIQLALRGGGPDNITCIVADVLDTDSGDTLAAQVSDTPVVVGAVAENQHQLFDNNNAMQTPAGRASGLGRQAPPPTGSFGPPGSGDAAYGYGDPGQGGGYGSFGEAEGYDGGSGYDDTYDHPRRRRSKGRKWTTRTLTLLVVAGVIGGGLYAGWRWTQTQFYVGVKGEHVALFRGISPKLGPLELSKVEIDRPDIELKYLPPFKRKLVEATISEGSLDGARKKLDDLGVQVSACKKDEERRGAEAQNSQTPGPSLTPEEQQLVGLCGK; encoded by the coding sequence ATGAGTCTGTCCCTGCGGTTCGCAGCCGGATCCCACAAGGGCATGATCCGCGAGGGGAACGAGGACTCCGGTTACGCCGGCCCGCGTCTCCTGGCGATCGCCGACGGCATGGGCGGGCAGGCCGCCGGCGAGGTGGCGAGCTCCGAGGTGATCTCCACCCTCGTGCAGCTCGACGACGACGTCCCGGGCTCCGACATCCTCACCTCGCTCGCCACCGCCGTGCAGCGTGCCAACGACCAGCTGCGCGTCATGGTCGAGGAGGACCCCCAGCTGGAGGGCATGGGCACCACCCTCACCGCCCTGCTGTGGACCGGCCAGCGCCTCGGCCTCGTACATGTCGGCGACTCCCGCGCCTACCTGCTGCGCGACGGCGTTCTCACGCAGATCACCCAGGACCACACCTGGGTGCAGCGCCTGGTCGACGAGGGCCGCATCACGGAGGAGGAGGCGACGACCCACCCGCAGCGCTCCCTCCTGATGCGCGCGCTGGGCAGCGGCGACATCGTCGAGCCCGACCTCTCCATCCGCGAGGTCCGCGCCGGCGACCGCTACCTCATCTGCTCCGACGGGCTCTCCGGCGTGGTCTCCCACCAGACGCTGGAGGAGACCCTCGCCGACTACCACGGCCCCCGCGAGACCGTGCAGTCGCTGATCCAGCTCGCGCTGCGCGGCGGCGGGCCCGACAACATCACCTGCATCGTCGCCGACGTCCTCGACACCGACAGCGGCGACACCCTCGCCGCCCAGGTCAGCGACACCCCCGTGGTCGTCGGCGCGGTAGCCGAGAACCAGCACCAGCTCTTCGACAACAACAACGCCATGCAGACCCCGGCCGGCCGCGCCTCCGGGCTCGGCCGCCAGGCCCCGCCGCCCACGGGCTCCTTCGGCCCCCCCGGCAGCGGCGACGCCGCCTACGGCTACGGCGACCCCGGCCAGGGCGGCGGCTACGGATCCTTCGGCGAGGCCGAGGGATACGACGGCGGCTCCGGCTACGACGACACCTACGACCACCCCCGCAGGCGCCGCAGCAAAGGGCGCAAGTGGACCACCCGCACACTGACCCTGCTCGTCGTCGCCGGTGTCATCGGCGGCGGCCTCTACGCCGGCTGGCGCTGGACCCAGACCCAGTTCTACGTCGGTGTGAAGGGCGAGCACGTCGCACTCTTCCGCGGCATCAGCCCGAAGCTCGGCCCGCTGGAGCTCTCCAAGGTGGAGATCGACCGCCCCGACATCGAACTGAAGTACCTGCCGCCCTTCAAGCGCAAGCTGGTCGAGGCCACCATCAGCGAGGGAAGCCTCGATGGTGCCCGCAAGAAGCTGGACGACCTCGGCGTCCAGGTCTCCGCGTGCAAGAAGGACGAGGAGCGCAGAGGCGCCGAGGCGCAGAACAGCCAGACACCCGGCCCCAGCCTGACTCCCGAGGAGCAGCAGCTGGTCGGCCTGTGCGGAAAGTAG
- a CDS encoding FtsW/RodA/SpoVE family cell cycle protein, whose product MSVVTNTTTIGAIELPSRRNTELLLLAFAVVIPIFAYANVGLAIHGELPPGMVVYGGGFAVLAGIAHFVVRRYAKYADPLLLPLATLLNGLGVVLIWRLDQSERLQNLAKRSYGAFSPSAPRQMMYTALAIALFAAVLLILKDHRVLQRFTYISMAGALVLLILPVVPGLGADVFGAKIWISVGGFSIQPGEFAKIVIAIFFAGYLMVKRDALALASRRFMGLYLPRGRDLGPILMIWAMSLLVLVFENDLGTSLLFFGMFVIMLYVATERTSWIVIGLLMSVGGAVVVASFASHVQARVNAWLDPFGCYATSGACEQVGQSIMSFGSGGVLGAGWGQGNSDLIGFAANSDFIFSTVGEELGLSGVMAFLLVYGLIIERGVRTALAARDPFGKLFAIGLSGAFALQIFVVAGGVMGLIPLTGMTMPFLASGGSSVLANWILIAVLIRISDTARRPAPAPAPSPDSEMTQVVRPS is encoded by the coding sequence ATGAGCGTTGTCACCAATACGACCACCATCGGCGCCATCGAGCTGCCGAGCCGGCGGAACACCGAGCTCCTGCTGCTCGCCTTCGCCGTGGTCATCCCGATCTTCGCCTACGCCAACGTGGGTCTGGCGATCCACGGCGAGCTGCCGCCCGGCATGGTCGTGTACGGGGGCGGCTTCGCCGTGCTCGCCGGCATAGCGCACTTCGTCGTACGCCGGTACGCGAAGTACGCCGACCCGCTGCTGCTGCCGCTCGCCACGCTGCTCAACGGCCTCGGTGTCGTCCTGATCTGGCGGCTGGACCAGTCCGAGCGGCTGCAGAACCTCGCCAAGCGCAGCTACGGCGCCTTCTCGCCCTCCGCACCCCGCCAGATGATGTACACGGCCCTGGCGATCGCCCTGTTCGCCGCCGTCCTGCTGATCCTCAAGGACCACCGCGTCCTGCAGCGGTTCACGTACATCTCCATGGCCGGCGCGCTGGTGCTGCTGATCCTGCCCGTCGTCCCGGGCCTGGGCGCCGACGTCTTCGGCGCCAAGATCTGGATCAGCGTCGGCGGCTTCTCGATCCAGCCCGGTGAGTTCGCGAAGATCGTCATCGCGATCTTCTTCGCCGGCTACCTGATGGTGAAGCGCGATGCGCTCGCGCTGGCCAGCCGCCGCTTTATGGGCCTGTACCTGCCGCGCGGCCGCGACCTCGGTCCGATCCTGATGATCTGGGCGATGAGCCTGCTGGTCCTGGTCTTCGAGAACGACCTGGGTACCTCGCTGCTCTTCTTTGGCATGTTCGTGATCATGCTGTACGTGGCCACCGAGCGCACCAGCTGGATCGTCATCGGCTTGCTGATGTCGGTCGGCGGCGCGGTCGTCGTGGCCTCCTTCGCGAGCCACGTCCAGGCCCGTGTCAACGCCTGGCTCGACCCCTTCGGCTGCTACGCCACCTCGGGTGCCTGCGAGCAGGTCGGCCAGTCGATCATGAGCTTCGGCTCCGGCGGGGTCCTCGGTGCCGGATGGGGCCAGGGCAACTCCGACCTCATCGGCTTCGCCGCCAACTCCGACTTCATCTTCTCCACCGTCGGCGAAGAGCTCGGTCTCTCCGGCGTGATGGCCTTCCTGCTGGTCTACGGGCTCATCATCGAGCGGGGCGTCCGCACGGCCCTGGCCGCGCGCGACCCCTTCGGCAAGCTCTTCGCCATCGGCCTGTCCGGCGCCTTCGCGCTCCAGATCTTCGTCGTCGCCGGCGGAGTCATGGGGCTCATCCCCCTCACCGGCATGACGATGCCCTTCCTGGCGTCCGGTGGCTCCTCCGTCCTCGCGAACTGGATCCTCATCGCCGTCCTCATCCGGATCAGCGACACCGCCCGCCGACCGGCCCCGGCCCCGGCCCCGTCCCCCGACTCCGAGATGACCCAGGTGGTCCGCCCGTCATGA
- a CDS encoding penicillin-binding protein 2, which produces MNKPLRRISLFCGLLVLALLIRTNWLQYVQAEELSTRKENRRVQIAQYATERGNIIVQGEPITGSTVTDGSDYKYKRTYQDGELWSPVTGYASQAFGATQLESLEDGILTGNDDRLFFDRTIGMFTGEKKQGGNVVTTLNRAAQKAAFDKLGSKKGAVAAIDPRTGAILALVSTPSYDPSRFAGNSKNDEKAWVELKDSEDKKLVNRALRETYPPGSTFKVVTAAAALEHGVVKEVNDPTDTPEPYILPGTQTQLPNSHTGCEKASLNEALRISCNSVFANLGDKVTRDKMVETAEKFGFNNDKIDTPVRAFASVYDKKMGRDGNAQSAIGQFNTAATPLQMAMVTAAIANDGKLMKPYMVDNLTAPNLDIIEKHEPQEMSRPLSAGNAQKVQQMMVNVVEQGTGQKAKIKGVTVGGKTGTAQHGEGNKKRPYAWFISYAENADGTSPVAVAVVIEDSEGTARDDISGGGLAAPVAKAVMEAVLNSQG; this is translated from the coding sequence ATGAACAAGCCCCTGCGCCGCATCTCGCTGTTCTGCGGGCTGCTCGTCCTCGCGCTGCTGATCCGGACCAACTGGCTGCAGTACGTCCAGGCCGAGGAACTCAGCACGCGCAAGGAGAACCGACGGGTCCAGATCGCCCAGTACGCGACCGAGCGCGGCAACATCATCGTCCAGGGCGAGCCCATCACCGGCTCCACGGTCACCGACGGCAGCGACTACAAGTACAAGCGCACCTACCAGGACGGGGAGCTCTGGTCCCCGGTCACCGGGTATGCCTCGCAGGCCTTCGGCGCCACCCAGCTCGAATCGCTTGAGGACGGCATCCTCACCGGCAACGACGACCGGCTGTTCTTCGACCGCACCATCGGCATGTTCACCGGCGAGAAGAAGCAGGGCGGCAACGTCGTCACCACGCTCAACCGCGCCGCGCAGAAGGCTGCCTTCGACAAGCTCGGCAGCAAGAAGGGCGCGGTCGCCGCGATCGACCCGCGCACCGGTGCCATCCTCGCCCTGGTCTCCACGCCCTCGTACGACCCCTCGCGCTTCGCCGGCAACTCCAAGAACGACGAGAAGGCCTGGGTCGAGCTGAAGGACAGCGAGGACAAGAAGCTCGTCAACCGCGCCCTGCGCGAGACCTACCCGCCCGGCTCCACCTTCAAGGTGGTCACCGCCGCGGCCGCCCTGGAGCACGGGGTGGTCAAGGAGGTCAACGACCCGACGGACACCCCCGAGCCGTACATCCTGCCGGGCACCCAGACCCAGCTGCCCAACTCCCACACCGGGTGCGAGAAGGCCAGCCTGAACGAGGCGCTGCGCATCTCCTGCAACTCCGTCTTCGCGAACCTCGGCGACAAGGTCACCCGCGACAAGATGGTGGAGACCGCCGAGAAGTTCGGCTTCAACAACGACAAGATCGACACCCCGGTCCGCGCCTTCGCCAGCGTCTACGACAAGAAGATGGGTCGGGACGGCAACGCCCAGAGCGCGATCGGGCAGTTCAACACCGCCGCCACCCCGCTGCAGATGGCCATGGTCACCGCGGCGATCGCCAACGACGGCAAGCTGATGAAGCCCTACATGGTCGACAACCTCACGGCCCCCAACCTGGACATCATCGAGAAGCACGAGCCGCAGGAGATGAGCCGGCCGCTGTCCGCGGGCAACGCGCAGAAGGTCCAGCAGATGATGGTCAACGTCGTCGAGCAGGGCACCGGCCAGAAGGCCAAGATCAAGGGTGTGACGGTCGGCGGCAAGACCGGTACCGCCCAGCACGGCGAGGGCAACAAGAAGCGCCCGTACGCCTGGTTCATCTCCTACGCCGAGAACGCCGACGGCACCTCGCCCGTCGCCGTCGCCGTCGTCATCGAGGACAGCGAAGGCACCGCCCGTGACGACATCAGCGGTGGCGGTCTCGCCGCCCCCGTCGCCAAGGCGGTCATGGAAGCGGTGCTCAACAGCCAAGGGTGA
- the pknB gene encoding Stk1 family PASTA domain-containing Ser/Thr kinase, with translation MEEPRRLGGRYELSHVLGRGGMAEVYLAHDTRLGRTVAVKTLRADLARDPSFQARFRREAQSAASLNHPAIVAVYDTGEDYVDNISIPYIVMEYVDGSTLRELLHSGRKLLPERTLEMCIGILQALEYSHRAGIVHRDIKPANVMLTRTGQVKVMDFGIARAMGDSGMTMTQTAAVIGTAQYLSPEQAKGEQVDARSDLYSAGCLLYELLCVRPPFVGDSPVAVAYQHVREEPQPPSNFDPEITPEMDAIVLKALVKDPDYRYQSADEMRADIEACLDGQPVAATAAMGAAGYGYPHDQGHGYGPQGYDQPTTALRTADPGAQTSMMPPMPPGDGGYGYGDQGYDQGPNRRQSQKKSRASTVLLVAAGILVLVGAILIGRSLFGDTADNRPNVPKLIGQTLEQATKSGENSKLKVVKGGEAPCEDQPKGNVCKQDPEPATKVEEGSTVTVTISSGAPKISVLDVLNMKYEEAEKALKDKGFQVDRKTQESNRTPGTVLEQNPKAGSEAEKNSVITLTVAKEPSKSEVPDLTGKTKDEAEKALKAVNLRLGSVTESDQPGAAPGTVIGQQFAAGQELEQNKAVGITIAKASQATVVPNFSGRTLGQYKNDLQRANLRLGIVAGPSDDNALVVSTSPEPGTPGASGQAVNVATIAGQQDGGNNNGGLFGGLTGGGGRR, from the coding sequence ATGGAAGAGCCGCGTCGCCTCGGCGGCCGGTACGAGCTGAGCCACGTGCTCGGCCGCGGTGGCATGGCAGAGGTCTACCTCGCCCACGACACCCGGCTCGGCCGTACCGTCGCCGTCAAGACCCTGCGTGCCGACCTCGCCCGCGACCCGTCCTTCCAGGCCCGGTTCCGGCGCGAGGCCCAGTCGGCCGCGTCGCTGAACCACCCGGCGATCGTCGCCGTGTACGACACCGGCGAGGACTACGTCGACAACATCTCCATCCCGTACATCGTGATGGAGTACGTCGACGGTTCCACGCTGCGCGAGCTGCTGCATTCGGGCCGCAAGCTGCTTCCTGAGCGCACGCTGGAGATGTGCATCGGCATCCTCCAGGCCCTGGAGTACTCGCACCGCGCCGGCATCGTGCACCGTGACATCAAGCCCGCCAACGTGATGCTGACCCGCACCGGCCAGGTCAAGGTCATGGACTTCGGCATCGCCCGCGCCATGGGCGACTCGGGCATGACCATGACACAGACGGCGGCCGTGATCGGCACCGCCCAGTACCTCTCCCCGGAGCAGGCCAAGGGCGAGCAGGTCGACGCGCGCTCCGACCTGTACTCCGCGGGCTGCCTCCTCTACGAGCTGCTCTGCGTGCGGCCCCCGTTCGTCGGCGACTCCCCGGTGGCCGTCGCCTACCAGCACGTGCGGGAGGAGCCGCAGCCCCCGTCGAACTTCGACCCCGAGATCACGCCCGAGATGGACGCCATCGTCCTCAAGGCACTGGTCAAGGACCCCGACTACCGCTACCAGTCGGCCGACGAGATGCGGGCCGACATCGAGGCCTGCCTCGACGGCCAGCCCGTCGCCGCCACCGCCGCCATGGGCGCGGCCGGCTACGGCTACCCGCACGACCAGGGCCACGGCTACGGCCCGCAGGGCTACGACCAGCCCACCACCGCCCTGCGCACCGCCGACCCCGGCGCCCAGACGTCGATGATGCCGCCCATGCCACCGGGTGACGGCGGCTACGGCTATGGCGACCAGGGCTACGACCAGGGTCCGAACCGCCGCCAGAGCCAGAAGAAGAGCAGGGCGTCCACCGTCCTGCTCGTGGCGGCCGGCATCCTCGTCCTGGTCGGCGCGATCCTCATCGGCCGCTCCCTGTTCGGGGACACCGCCGACAACCGGCCCAACGTGCCCAAGCTCATCGGCCAGACCCTGGAACAGGCGACCAAGAGCGGCGAGAACTCCAAGCTCAAGGTGGTCAAGGGCGGCGAAGCGCCCTGCGAGGACCAGCCCAAGGGCAACGTCTGCAAGCAGGACCCGGAGCCCGCCACCAAGGTCGAAGAGGGCTCCACGGTCACGGTGACCATCTCCTCGGGCGCCCCGAAGATCTCCGTCCTCGACGTGCTCAACATGAAGTACGAGGAGGCCGAGAAGGCGCTGAAGGACAAGGGCTTCCAGGTCGACCGCAAGACGCAGGAGTCCAACCGCACCCCGGGGACCGTCCTGGAGCAGAACCCGAAGGCCGGTTCCGAGGCCGAGAAGAACAGCGTGATCACGCTGACGGTGGCCAAGGAGCCGTCCAAGTCCGAGGTCCCCGACCTCACGGGCAAGACCAAGGACGAGGCGGAGAAGGCCCTCAAGGCGGTCAACCTGCGGCTCGGCAGCGTCACGGAGTCCGACCAGCCGGGAGCCGCTCCGGGCACGGTCATCGGCCAGCAGTTCGCGGCGGGCCAGGAGCTCGAACAGAACAAGGCCGTGGGCATCACCATCGCCAAGGCCTCGCAGGCGACGGTCGTCCCGAACTTCTCCGGCCGGACCCTGGGCCAGTACAAGAACGACCTGCAGCGAGCCAACCTGCGGCTTGGCATCGTCGCCGGCCCGTCGGACGACAACGCGCTCGTGGTGAGCACCAGCCCGGAGCCCGGTACCCCCGGCGCGTCGGGACAGGCCGTCAACGTGGCCACGATCGCCGGACAGCAGGACGGCGGGAACAACAACGGCGGTCTCTTCGGAGGCCTGACCGGTGGCGGAGGCCGCCGCTAG
- a CDS encoding class E sortase, which translates to MSRASRRAAAPPAGSRSVLAGFLSLLGEVLITAGLVLGLFVAYSLWWTNVLADRQAAARGNEIRQQWLNPAPEQAGPGALDTRGGVGFLHVPAMRNGEVLVKAGTAPDILDDGVAGYYTDPVKSALPWDEKGNFSLAAHRDGHGAKFHNIDKVKNGDAVVFETRDTWYVYRVFAELRQTSKYNTDVINAVPKESGKTAPGRYITLTTCTPVYTSKYRYIVWGELVRTEKVDARRTPPAELR; encoded by the coding sequence GTGTCTCGTGCCAGCCGCCGTGCCGCGGCCCCGCCCGCCGGCAGCCGCAGTGTGCTCGCCGGGTTCCTGAGCCTGCTGGGCGAGGTTCTCATCACGGCGGGCCTGGTGCTGGGGCTGTTCGTGGCCTACTCGCTGTGGTGGACGAACGTCCTCGCGGACCGGCAGGCCGCCGCGCGCGGGAACGAGATCCGGCAGCAGTGGCTGAACCCGGCCCCCGAGCAGGCCGGACCGGGTGCGCTCGACACCCGGGGCGGAGTCGGCTTCCTGCACGTGCCGGCGATGCGGAACGGCGAGGTGCTCGTCAAGGCGGGCACGGCGCCGGACATCCTCGACGACGGCGTGGCCGGGTACTACACGGATCCCGTGAAGTCGGCGCTGCCGTGGGACGAGAAGGGGAACTTCTCGCTGGCCGCGCACCGCGACGGGCACGGGGCGAAGTTCCACAACATCGACAAGGTGAAGAACGGCGACGCGGTCGTCTTCGAGACCCGGGACACCTGGTACGTCTACCGGGTTTTCGCAGAGCTGCGCCAGACCTCGAAGTACAACACCGACGTGATCAACGCGGTCCCCAAGGAGTCCGGCAAGACCGCTCCGGGCCGGTACATCACGCTCACCACCTGCACCCCGGTCTACACCTCGAAGTACCGGTACATCGTGTGGGGCGAGCTGGTCCGGACGGAGAAGGTCGACGCCCGGCGCACGCCCCCGGCGGAGCTGCGCTGA